One region of Cyanobium sp. M30B3 genomic DNA includes:
- a CDS encoding AAA family ATPase — protein sequence MTTRLDGQVEAISRVLLGKQGSVRLALSCLLAGGHLLLEDLPGTGKTTLAEALARSFGLDFRRVSFTSDLLPADLTGINVLDPASGSFRFQPGPLFTQVLLADEINRASPRTQSALLEAMASGRVSVDGTSHPLPQPFMVIATQNSLDQVGTAPLPESQLDRFLMRLSLGFPERAAERALLAGQALPLSRLATGRQPEDLLALQEHCRGQHCSDTLLDYLLDLVAASRSAQAPGAPLSPRASQGLLAAARAWALLEGRAFVTPDDVQAVFPAVAEHRLDPTASGQLSRALLEQVDAIR from the coding sequence TTGACCACACGCCTCGACGGCCAGGTGGAGGCCATCAGCCGGGTGCTGCTCGGCAAGCAGGGGAGCGTGCGCCTGGCCCTGAGCTGCCTGCTGGCCGGCGGCCACCTGCTGCTGGAGGACCTGCCCGGCACCGGCAAGACCACCCTGGCCGAGGCCCTGGCCCGCAGCTTCGGGCTGGATTTCCGCCGGGTGAGCTTCACCAGCGACCTGCTGCCCGCCGATCTCACCGGCATCAACGTGCTCGACCCGGCCAGCGGCAGCTTCCGCTTCCAGCCCGGACCGCTGTTCACCCAGGTGCTGCTGGCCGACGAGATCAACCGGGCCAGTCCCCGCACCCAGAGCGCCCTGCTGGAGGCGATGGCCAGCGGCCGGGTGAGTGTGGACGGCACCAGCCACCCCCTGCCCCAGCCATTCATGGTGATCGCCACCCAGAACAGCCTCGACCAGGTGGGCACCGCCCCCCTGCCGGAATCCCAGCTCGACCGCTTCCTGATGCGCCTCAGCCTCGGCTTCCCGGAGCGGGCGGCGGAGCGGGCCCTGCTGGCGGGGCAGGCCCTGCCCCTTTCCAGGCTGGCCACCGGCCGCCAGCCCGAGGATCTGCTGGCCCTGCAGGAGCACTGCCGCGGCCAGCACTGCAGCGACACCCTGCTCGACTACCTGCTCGACCTGGTGGCCGCCAGCCGCAGCGCCCAGGCGCCCGGGGCACCCCTCTCCCCCCGGGCCTCCCAGGGGCTGCTGGCGGCCGCCCGCGCCTGGGCCCTGCTGGAGGGGCGCGCCTTCGTCACCCCGGATGACGTGCAGGCCGTCTTCCCGGCGGTGGCCGAGCACCGGCTCGATCCAACCGCCAGCGGCCAGCTCAGCCGCGCCCTGCTGGAGCAGGTGGATGCGATCCGTTGA
- a CDS encoding KpsF/GutQ family sugar-phosphate isomerase: MTVILQIPLSALTRCLEEEAAAIAATAQRLDAGQVELALRQLEACRQRRAKLVITGVGKSGIVARKIAATFSSIGLTAVFLNPVDALHGDLGIVHADDVALLLSNSGETEELLAILPHLKRRGTARIALVGRIGSSLARGCDVVLDGSVDREVCPLNLAPTASTAVAMAIGDALAAVWMERAGISPEDFAINHPAGSLGRQLTLTVAEVMVPASELTPLAPDAPLPEVIAHLTQGSASRGSLGASWVHAPGEPTRLAGLITDGDLRRTLQRHEPGGWGQVTAAQMATADPITVTAEVLAATALELMERNPRKAISVLPVVEVDQPGRVSGLLRLHDLVQAGFSRNGT; the protein is encoded by the coding sequence ATGACTGTCATCCTGCAGATCCCCTTGTCCGCCCTCACCCGCTGCCTGGAGGAAGAGGCGGCCGCGATTGCCGCCACCGCCCAGCGGCTGGATGCCGGCCAGGTGGAGCTGGCCCTGCGCCAGCTGGAGGCCTGCCGACAGCGGCGCGCCAAGCTGGTGATCACCGGGGTGGGCAAGAGCGGCATCGTGGCCCGCAAGATCGCCGCCACCTTCTCGTCCATCGGGCTGACGGCGGTGTTCCTCAACCCCGTGGATGCCCTGCATGGCGATCTGGGGATCGTCCATGCCGACGATGTGGCCCTGTTGCTCTCCAACAGCGGCGAAACCGAGGAGCTGCTGGCGATCCTTCCCCACCTGAAACGGCGGGGCACGGCGCGGATCGCCCTGGTGGGGCGGATCGGCTCCAGCCTGGCCCGGGGCTGCGACGTGGTGCTCGACGGCTCGGTGGACCGGGAGGTCTGCCCGCTGAACCTGGCGCCCACGGCCAGCACGGCGGTGGCCATGGCGATCGGCGATGCCCTGGCGGCGGTGTGGATGGAGCGGGCCGGCATCTCGCCTGAGGATTTCGCCATCAACCACCCGGCGGGCTCCCTGGGCCGCCAGCTCACCCTCACCGTGGCGGAGGTGATGGTGCCGGCCAGCGAGCTCACCCCCCTAGCGCCGGATGCGCCGCTGCCGGAGGTGATCGCCCACCTCACCCAGGGCAGCGCCAGCCGGGGCAGCCTCGGAGCCAGCTGGGTGCATGCCCCGGGCGAGCCCACCCGACTGGCGGGCCTGATCACCGATGGCGACCTGCGCCGCACCCTGCAACGGCACGAGCCGGGTGGCTGGGGCCAGGTGACCGCCGCCCAGATGGCCACGGCTGATCCGATCACCGTGACCGCCGAGGTGCTGGCGGCCACGGCCCTGGAACTGATGGAGCGCAATCCTCGCAAGGCGATCTCGGTGCTGCCCGTGGTGGAAGTGGACCAGCCCGGGCGGGTCAGCGGCCTGCTGCGGCTCCACGACCTGGTCCAGGCTGGCTTCAGCCGCAACGGGACCTGA
- the kdsA gene encoding 3-deoxy-8-phosphooctulonate synthase gives MTTPLRLIAGPCVIENRDLVLQVAEQVSDLCRTLGVEYIFKASFDKANRSSGKSFRGPGPEEGLAILQEVGERFEVKVLTDIHESHQAAAAAQAVDVLQIPAFLCRQTDLLEAAAKAVAGTAKVVNVKKGQFLAPWDMAQVVGKLAECDLQASSGRLWLTERGTSFGYNTLVVDYRSLPQLQALGCPVIFDATHAVQQPGGRGSSSGGQREFVAPLARAAVAVGVDGLFMEVHPDPENALSDGPNMVPLHRLEALLVQLLAIREAVEGGMAVSTL, from the coding sequence ATGACCACCCCCCTGCGCCTGATCGCCGGCCCCTGCGTGATCGAGAACCGCGACCTGGTGCTGCAGGTGGCCGAGCAGGTGAGCGATCTCTGCCGGACGCTGGGCGTCGAGTACATCTTCAAGGCCAGCTTCGACAAGGCCAACCGCAGCTCCGGCAAGTCGTTCCGGGGGCCCGGGCCCGAGGAAGGTCTGGCGATCCTGCAGGAGGTGGGCGAGCGCTTCGAGGTGAAGGTGCTCACCGACATCCACGAGAGCCACCAGGCCGCAGCTGCCGCCCAGGCGGTGGACGTGCTGCAGATCCCGGCGTTTCTGTGCCGCCAGACCGACCTGCTGGAGGCCGCCGCCAAGGCCGTGGCCGGCACGGCCAAGGTGGTGAATGTGAAGAAGGGCCAGTTCCTGGCGCCCTGGGACATGGCCCAGGTGGTGGGCAAGCTGGCGGAATGCGACCTGCAGGCGAGCAGCGGCCGGCTGTGGCTCACCGAGCGCGGCACCAGCTTCGGGTACAACACCCTGGTGGTGGACTACCGCAGCCTGCCCCAGCTGCAGGCCCTGGGCTGCCCGGTGATCTTCGATGCCACCCATGCGGTGCAGCAACCGGGGGGGCGGGGCAGCAGCTCAGGCGGCCAGCGGGAGTTCGTGGCGCCCCTGGCCCGGGCCGCCGTGGCGGTGGGGGTGGACGGGCTGTTCATGGAGGTGCACCCCGACCCCGAGAACGCCCTGAGCGACGGGCCGAACATGGTGCCGCTGCACCGGCTGGAGGCGCTGCTGGTGCAGCTGCTGGCGATCCGGGAGGCCGTGGAAGGCGGCATGGCGGTGAGCACGCTGTGA
- a CDS encoding DUF3488 domain-containing protein, which translates to MASTPLAPLPAKRLQWLTLAVLGLGGLGLDPGWLLGAFTLALLLMAALKLREARDRAGRRLVALLQLVICGLLAAQQADLLPSLLQLLAALLSLAGLLQLETNLALAWPQLLRRSLRLLAAALPVALVLFLLLPRVSPFGTAGGGPGARAGTGLSDSLDPGSIATLVDNTSPAARVAFSDDRPPPPAQRYWRVLVHPNFDGQRWRREPNAESGRINPARPLPPATTPATRDQVWLVEPSRFTAVPWSGGGQPLDGNLRPQPNGELRLLRPALERRSYRLLEAGVPPDWQRQPRG; encoded by the coding sequence ATGGCCAGCACGCCCCTCGCCCCCCTGCCTGCGAAGCGGCTGCAGTGGCTCACCCTGGCGGTGCTGGGGCTGGGCGGCCTGGGCCTCGACCCGGGCTGGCTGCTGGGCGCCTTCACCCTGGCCCTGTTGCTGATGGCCGCACTCAAGCTGCGCGAAGCCCGGGACCGGGCCGGCCGCCGGCTGGTGGCCCTGCTGCAGCTGGTGATCTGCGGGCTGCTGGCGGCCCAGCAGGCCGACCTGCTGCCCAGCCTGCTGCAGCTGCTGGCGGCCCTGCTCAGCCTGGCGGGCCTGCTGCAACTGGAGACCAACCTGGCCCTGGCCTGGCCCCAGCTGTTGCGGCGCAGCCTGCGGCTGCTGGCCGCCGCGCTGCCCGTGGCCCTGGTGCTGTTCCTGCTGCTGCCCCGCGTCAGCCCCTTCGGCACGGCCGGCGGCGGCCCCGGCGCCCGGGCCGGCACGGGCCTGAGCGACAGCCTGGATCCCGGCTCGATCGCCACCCTGGTGGACAACACCAGTCCGGCCGCGCGGGTGGCCTTCAGCGACGACCGGCCGCCGCCGCCGGCCCAGCGCTACTGGCGGGTGCTGGTGCATCCCAACTTCGACGGCCAGCGCTGGCGGCGGGAACCGAACGCGGAGAGCGGGCGGATCAACCCCGCCCGACCCCTCCCCCCAGCGACCACGCCGGCGACGCGGGATCAGGTGTGGCTGGTGGAGCCGAGCCGGTTCACGGCCGTGCCCTGGAGTGGCGGCGGCCAGCCGCTCGATGGCAATCTGCGCCCCCAGCCCAACGGCGAGCTGCGCCTGCTGCGACCTGCCCTGGAGCGACGCAGCTACCGGCTGCTCGAAGCCGGCGTCCCCCCGGACTGGCAGCGCCAGCCCCGCGGCTGA
- the kdsB gene encoding 3-deoxy-manno-octulosonate cytidylyltransferase: MAKGAVVVAVPARLASSRLPGKVMADIGGRPMLRHVLERCRRADGVAAVLACTDSAEVLKAVRDWGFAGLATAETCSSGSERLASVLDQLVASGGAAPEDTLVINVQGDQPLLDPAIVEAMVARAADPAGGWLPVTTPVYPLPASKIHDPNVVKVLRASDGRAITFSRSALPHVRDLPPEQWPSRTTHWGHVGIYGYRADVLAGWSGLPPSPLEDLEKLEQLRLIEAGIPIATFAVDADCFSVDTPDQLEQARQLLAARQAS; the protein is encoded by the coding sequence ATGGCAAAGGGGGCGGTGGTGGTGGCCGTGCCGGCGCGGCTGGCCTCGTCGCGGCTGCCGGGCAAGGTGATGGCCGACATCGGTGGCCGGCCGATGCTGCGCCATGTGCTGGAGCGTTGCCGCCGGGCCGATGGGGTGGCCGCGGTGCTGGCCTGCACTGACAGTGCTGAGGTGCTCAAGGCCGTACGCGACTGGGGCTTTGCCGGCCTGGCCACCGCTGAGACCTGCAGCAGCGGCAGTGAGCGACTGGCTTCGGTGCTGGACCAGCTGGTGGCGTCCGGTGGCGCGGCTCCAGAGGACACGTTGGTGATCAACGTGCAGGGCGACCAGCCCCTGCTGGATCCGGCGATTGTGGAGGCGATGGTGGCCCGGGCGGCGGATCCTGCCGGTGGCTGGCTGCCGGTGACCACACCCGTGTATCCGCTCCCGGCTTCGAAGATTCACGACCCCAATGTGGTGAAGGTGCTGCGAGCCAGCGATGGCCGGGCGATCACCTTCTCCCGCAGTGCCCTGCCCCATGTGCGCGACCTGCCCCCGGAGCAGTGGCCCAGCCGCACCACCCACTGGGGCCACGTGGGCATCTACGGCTACCGGGCCGATGTGCTGGCCGGCTGGAGCGGGCTGCCGCCCTCGCCGCTGGAGGACCTGGAGAAGCTGGAGCAGCTGCGTCTGATCGAGGCGGGCATCCCCATCGCCACCTTCGCGGTGGATGCGGACTGTTTCTCGGTGGACACCCCCGATCAGCTGGAACAGGCTCGCCAGCTGCTGGCGGCCCGGCAGGCCAGCTGA
- a CDS encoding pentapeptide repeat-containing protein, which translates to MAALAVVSLGGTQAALASTGLVQLMEQRRCPDCELAGADLVHAQLADVDLRGARLQRANLSQARLDGARLNGADLSFTSLLGASLRGADLRGARLEGTDLRQADLGGALLDGGALSRAHWQGARGLDPSLFSFGELHNAGVEAARQGRMPEAEQWFSEAIRREPAAAVSWLARAITRSELGQRQLAASDFDYAASLYAARGEEAEARQLRQAARQVGAAEPQPGGAGNGMGSAALSGALGVLQFLAPLAAKAFLPLPF; encoded by the coding sequence ATGGCCGCCCTGGCCGTGGTCAGCCTCGGCGGCACACAGGCCGCCCTGGCCAGCACTGGACTGGTGCAGCTCATGGAGCAGCGGCGCTGCCCCGACTGCGAGCTGGCGGGCGCCGACCTGGTGCATGCCCAGCTGGCCGATGTGGATCTGCGCGGTGCCCGGCTGCAGCGCGCCAACCTCAGCCAGGCCCGGCTGGATGGCGCCCGGCTGAACGGCGCCGACCTCAGCTTCACCAGCCTGCTGGGGGCCTCCCTGCGGGGTGCCGATCTGCGCGGGGCCCGACTGGAGGGCACCGATCTGCGCCAGGCCGACCTCGGCGGGGCCCTGCTGGATGGCGGCGCCCTCAGCCGCGCCCACTGGCAGGGGGCCCGTGGACTGGACCCCAGCCTGTTCAGCTTCGGGGAACTGCACAACGCCGGCGTGGAGGCGGCCCGTCAGGGGCGGATGCCCGAGGCCGAGCAGTGGTTCAGCGAGGCGATCCGGCGCGAGCCAGCCGCGGCGGTGAGCTGGCTGGCCCGGGCCATCACCCGCAGCGAGCTGGGCCAGCGCCAGCTGGCGGCCAGCGATTTCGACTACGCGGCCTCGCTGTATGCGGCACGGGGCGAGGAGGCCGAAGCCCGCCAGCTGCGCCAGGCCGCCAGGCAGGTGGGCGCCGCCGAGCCCCAGCCGGGCGGCGCTGGCAACGGCATGGGCTCGGCCGCCCTGAGCGGGGCCCTTGGCGTGCTCCAGTTCCTGGCCCCGCTGGCGGCCAAGGCCTTCCTGCCCCTGCCCTTCTGA
- a CDS encoding HAD family hydrolase has translation MSGLGLRSRLRGRLLRPRLRRIQLLVCDVDGVLTDGGLHYDEDGRVVKRFDVRDGLAVRMLQRAGIAVALLSGGRSGAIEQRARHLGIEHCRTGVGDKQAGLAQLHGELGMAREATAFLGDDLNDLAVRPVTGLLVTPANGAPGLRRQADWVLRSRGGDGALRELTETLLASQGRLQELHRNGWREGNG, from the coding sequence GTGAGCGGCCTCGGTCTGCGCTCCCGCCTGCGGGGCCGGTTGCTGCGCCCCCGTCTGCGCCGGATCCAACTGCTGGTGTGCGATGTGGACGGAGTGCTCACCGACGGCGGCCTCCACTACGACGAGGACGGCCGGGTGGTGAAGCGCTTCGATGTGCGCGACGGCCTGGCGGTGCGCATGCTGCAGCGCGCCGGCATCGCCGTGGCCCTGCTCAGCGGCGGCCGCAGCGGCGCCATCGAACAGCGGGCCCGCCACCTGGGCATCGAGCACTGCCGCACGGGCGTCGGCGACAAGCAGGCCGGCCTGGCCCAGTTGCACGGCGAACTGGGCATGGCCCGGGAGGCCACCGCCTTCCTCGGCGACGACCTCAACGACCTGGCCGTGCGGCCCGTCACCGGCCTGCTGGTGACCCCGGCCAACGGGGCCCCGGGCCTGCGCCGCCAGGCCGACTGGGTGCTGCGCAGCCGCGGCGGCGACGGTGCCCTGCGGGAGCTCACGGAGACCCTGCTGGCCAGCCAGGGGCGGCTGCAGGAGCTGCACCGCAACGGCTGGCGTGAGGGCAACGGCTGA
- a CDS encoding CCA tRNA nucleotidyltransferase, protein MDIPGLPPSLLRQLAAAAADCQVALVGGAVRDLLLHRVHNDPWRGLPDLDLVVEGQASAFVGRLAQQWPAGALRAAREHGAFGTVELEVVIAGQAVLLDVASARAETYPVPAENPRVTLGALADDLARRDFSINAIALDLGTGQLLDPHGGQLDLQRRTLRLLHAASIRDDPTRLVRGARYAARLGFSLAEDAQVQARATLAAWPWPWRPGDPPGLAPPALGTRLRMELELLLEREPWWAALTALQLWGGLVLLDPALQDDRRWCRRIQWAVRLGLPRLVALVAGARDPLAVAERLQLPHRQHRLLDRWLALRSALPGRGERLSVQDWCALLEAHGHGPEAVAMALAAGDGPRRPLLRWLLRWRFLRPARTAEQLLAAGWRPGPELGAELRRLRSIRLAEERC, encoded by the coding sequence ATGGATATCCCCGGCCTGCCCCCCAGCCTGCTTCGCCAGCTCGCCGCCGCCGCCGCGGATTGCCAGGTGGCCCTGGTGGGAGGGGCCGTGCGGGATCTCCTGCTGCACCGGGTTCACAACGACCCCTGGCGAGGCCTGCCCGATCTGGATCTGGTGGTGGAAGGCCAGGCCAGCGCGTTTGTCGGTCGATTGGCGCAGCAATGGCCGGCCGGGGCCTTGCGGGCTGCTCGGGAGCATGGCGCGTTCGGCACCGTGGAACTGGAGGTGGTGATCGCCGGACAGGCGGTGCTGCTCGATGTGGCCTCCGCCCGGGCCGAGACCTATCCGGTGCCCGCCGAGAATCCCCGGGTCACCCTCGGTGCCCTGGCGGATGACCTGGCCCGGCGCGACTTCAGCATCAATGCCATCGCCCTCGATCTCGGCACTGGCCAGCTGCTGGATCCCCACGGGGGCCAGCTGGATTTGCAGCGGCGCACGCTGCGCCTGCTCCATGCCGCCAGCATCCGCGACGATCCCACCCGGCTGGTGCGCGGTGCCCGTTACGCCGCCAGGCTCGGTTTTTCCCTGGCGGAGGATGCCCAGGTCCAGGCGCGCGCCACCCTGGCGGCCTGGCCCTGGCCCTGGCGGCCAGGCGATCCTCCTGGCCTGGCGCCGCCGGCGCTGGGCACCCGCCTGCGCATGGAGCTGGAGTTGCTCCTGGAGCGGGAGCCCTGGTGGGCAGCGCTGACGGCGCTCCAACTGTGGGGCGGCCTGGTGTTGCTGGATCCCGCGCTTCAGGACGACCGGCGTTGGTGTCGCCGGATCCAGTGGGCCGTGCGTCTGGGTTTGCCGCGCCTGGTGGCCCTGGTGGCCGGGGCCCGAGACCCCCTGGCCGTGGCCGAGCGGCTGCAGCTTCCCCACCGTCAGCATCGGCTCCTGGACCGTTGGCTGGCCCTGCGCAGCGCCCTTCCGGGACGGGGTGAGCGCCTGTCTGTCCAAGATTGGTGTGCCTTGCTGGAGGCCCATGGCCACGGCCCCGAGGCGGTGGCCATGGCGCTGGCCGCCGGTGACGGTCCGCGGCGGCCGCTGCTGCGCTGGCTGCTGCGCTGGCGCTTCCTCAGGCCGGCCCGCACCGCCGAGCAGCTGCTGGCGGCGGGCTGGCGGCCCGGGCCTGAACTGGGGGCCGAATTGCGCCGCCTACGCTCGATCCGACTGGCCGAGGAGCGCTGCTGA
- a CDS encoding aminotransferase class I/II-fold pyridoxal phosphate-dependent enzyme: protein MASADATQRHGGNLAAAARQLGRRPGSLLDASASLVPFGPPLALRLALLRAVAGSPLRAYPDRDWQGLRRCLAELHGLAPAWVLPGNGAAELFTWAARDAAAAGVSLLPAPGFADYQRALACWSGAHRLWALPLHWHGAFPQSFPQPDPSAGDAAALWITNPHNPTGQLWSRASLEPLLARFALVICDEAFLPLVPGGEAQSLIPLLAQHPNLVVIRSLTKLLAVAGLRLGYALGSPERLERWAGWRDPWPLNGLALAAAEAVLARPGWLAGWTARVQHWVAREGPWLGEQLGCWPQFTVLPSAANFLLLRGEQDLSPLAGALAGRHGVLVRQCRSFAGLDGRWLRLGLQDRHGNRRLLRALAAELPPGSYTSSASRSASR, encoded by the coding sequence ATGGCCAGCGCCGATGCCACCCAGCGCCATGGCGGCAACCTGGCCGCGGCGGCGCGGCAGCTGGGGCGGCGGCCCGGCTCCCTGCTCGATGCCAGTGCCTCGCTGGTGCCCTTCGGGCCGCCCCTGGCGCTGCGGCTGGCCCTGCTGCGAGCGGTGGCCGGCTCGCCGCTGCGGGCCTACCCCGACCGCGACTGGCAGGGTCTGCGGCGCTGCCTGGCCGAGCTGCATGGCCTGGCGCCCGCCTGGGTGCTGCCCGGCAACGGTGCCGCCGAGCTGTTCACCTGGGCTGCCCGCGACGCGGCGGCCGCCGGCGTCAGCCTGCTGCCGGCGCCGGGCTTCGCCGACTACCAGCGCGCCCTCGCTTGCTGGAGCGGCGCCCACAGGCTCTGGGCCCTGCCCCTGCACTGGCACGGCGCCTTCCCCCAGTCATTTCCCCAGCCCGACCCCAGCGCTGGAGACGCCGCTGCGCTCTGGATCACCAACCCCCACAACCCCACGGGCCAGCTCTGGAGCCGGGCCTCCCTGGAGCCCCTGCTGGCCCGCTTCGCCCTGGTGATCTGCGACGAGGCCTTCCTGCCCCTGGTGCCGGGCGGCGAGGCCCAGTCGCTGATCCCCCTGCTGGCCCAGCATCCCAATCTGGTGGTGATCCGCAGCCTCACCAAGCTGCTGGCGGTGGCCGGGCTGCGGCTGGGCTATGCCCTCGGCAGCCCGGAGCGGCTGGAGCGCTGGGCGGGGTGGCGGGATCCCTGGCCCCTCAATGGCCTGGCCCTGGCGGCGGCGGAGGCGGTGCTGGCCCGGCCGGGCTGGCTGGCCGGCTGGACCGCCCGGGTGCAGCACTGGGTGGCCCGGGAAGGGCCCTGGCTGGGCGAACAACTGGGGTGCTGGCCCCAGTTCACGGTGCTGCCCTCGGCCGCCAACTTCCTGCTGCTGCGGGGCGAGCAGGACCTCAGCCCCCTGGCCGGGGCCCTGGCCGGGCGCCATGGGGTGCTGGTGCGCCAGTGCCGCTCATTTGCCGGGCTGGATGGCCGTTGGCTGCGGCTGGGCCTGCAGGATCGCCACGGCAACCGGCGCCTGCTGCGCGCCCTGGCCGCCGAGCTCCCCCCGGGCTCCTACACCAGCTCCGCCAGCAGGTCGGCCAGCCGCTGA
- a CDS encoding transglutaminase domain-containing protein, with amino-acid sequence MLPANRNPRLLALGRQWTTLADPAARVQAARTWFQGQGFRYDRQPGLLDGPDGLDRFLFERRVGFCGHYASAFSALMRAAGVPSRVVSGYLGGTWVEPLGGASYLELRQSDAHAWSEVWLPGQGWLAVDPSSWVAGGSVADGAASALRRSVPGPWSWLQRQWWGLDMAWSRWWLGFDQAQQEELLRRLLGGQRWALGWLILAGVAAGLTSGLLLLRRSQRPRDPHERDLRGLLQVLGQLGLEPEPGETLEQLAARARALHPQLAQPLTQLVACHRQRRFAAAGSASAVRQARQRWRQGLRELKRRRRDAIRQAQGARP; translated from the coding sequence GTGCTGCCCGCCAACCGCAATCCCCGCCTGCTGGCCCTGGGCCGCCAGTGGACCACCCTGGCCGACCCGGCCGCCCGGGTGCAGGCCGCCCGCACCTGGTTCCAGGGCCAGGGGTTCCGCTACGACCGCCAGCCGGGGCTCCTGGACGGCCCCGATGGCCTGGACCGCTTCCTGTTTGAGCGCCGGGTGGGCTTCTGCGGCCACTACGCCAGTGCCTTCAGCGCCCTGATGCGCGCCGCCGGCGTACCCAGCCGGGTGGTGAGCGGCTATCTGGGCGGCACCTGGGTGGAGCCGCTGGGCGGGGCCAGCTACCTGGAACTGCGCCAGAGCGATGCCCATGCCTGGAGTGAGGTGTGGCTGCCAGGCCAGGGCTGGCTGGCGGTGGATCCCAGCAGCTGGGTGGCAGGCGGCAGCGTGGCGGACGGCGCGGCGAGCGCCCTCCGCCGCTCGGTCCCGGGTCCCTGGAGCTGGCTGCAGCGGCAGTGGTGGGGGCTGGACATGGCCTGGAGCCGCTGGTGGCTGGGCTTCGACCAGGCGCAACAGGAGGAGCTGCTCCGCCGGCTGCTGGGCGGGCAGCGCTGGGCCCTCGGCTGGCTGATCCTGGCCGGGGTCGCCGCCGGCCTGACGTCGGGTCTGCTGCTGCTGCGCCGGAGCCAGCGGCCCCGCGATCCGCACGAGCGCGACCTGCGCGGGCTGCTGCAGGTGCTGGGGCAGCTGGGGCTGGAGCCCGAACCGGGGGAGACCCTGGAGCAGCTGGCGGCCCGGGCCCGGGCCCTCCATCCGCAGCTGGCCCAACCGCTCACGCAGCTGGTGGCCTGCCATCGCCAGCGGCGGTTCGCGGCGGCGGGCAGTGCCAGCGCTGTCCGGCAGGCCCGGCAGCGCTGGCGGCAGGGCCTGCGGGAGCTGAAACGCCGCCGCCGGGACGCTATAAGGCAGGCACAGGGAGCCAGGCCATGA
- a CDS encoding UDP-N-acetylglucosamine--N-acetylmuramyl-(pentapeptide) pyrophosphoryl-undecaprenol N-acetylglucosamine transferase translates to MPRLLIAASGTGGHLFPALAVAEALPPEWHTQWLGVPDRLERDLVPSQYPLHTVKAGGLQGRGLRKLLNLLRLLAATRSVRRLIRRERIDVVFSSGGYIAAPAILAARWSGIPVVLHESNAIPGRVTRLLGRMCSRVAVGLPAAAERLPGSRPLVTGTPVRHAFLEPASPPAWLPPGDGPLLLVMGGSQGAVGLNRMVRPLLPRLSQAGVRVVHLTGHNDPESGGALPAGVVERPFCDTMAGLLQHCDLAISRSGAGALSELAVCGTPAILVPYPAAADRHQDANAEAAATLGAAVIVEQHQPDSPTLERTLWRLLGPRLRGGQGEADPLPAMRQGMEQLAVRDADQRLADLLAELV, encoded by the coding sequence ATGCCCAGGCTCCTGATCGCCGCCAGTGGCACCGGTGGGCACCTGTTTCCCGCCCTGGCGGTGGCCGAGGCCCTGCCGCCCGAGTGGCACACCCAGTGGCTGGGGGTGCCGGACCGGCTGGAGCGGGACCTGGTGCCCAGCCAGTACCCCCTGCACACGGTGAAGGCCGGCGGGCTGCAGGGAAGGGGGCTGCGCAAGCTGCTCAACCTGCTGCGGCTGCTGGCCGCCACCCGCAGCGTGCGCCGGCTGATCCGCCGGGAGAGGATCGATGTGGTGTTCAGCAGCGGCGGCTACATCGCCGCCCCGGCGATCCTGGCGGCCCGCTGGAGTGGCATCCCCGTGGTGCTGCACGAGAGCAATGCCATCCCCGGCCGCGTCACCCGCCTGCTGGGGCGGATGTGCAGCCGGGTGGCGGTGGGGCTGCCGGCCGCGGCCGAGCGGCTGCCCGGCAGCCGGCCCCTGGTCACCGGCACCCCGGTGCGCCACGCCTTCCTGGAACCCGCCTCACCCCCCGCCTGGCTGCCCCCCGGCGACGGCCCCCTGCTGCTGGTGATGGGCGGCAGCCAGGGGGCCGTGGGCCTCAACCGCATGGTGCGCCCCCTGCTGCCCCGGCTGAGCCAGGCGGGCGTGCGGGTGGTGCACCTCACCGGCCACAACGACCCGGAAAGCGGCGGAGCCCTGCCGGCGGGAGTGGTGGAGCGGCCGTTCTGCGACACCATGGCCGGCCTGCTCCAGCACTGCGATCTGGCCATCAGCCGCTCCGGTGCCGGGGCCCTCAGCGAGCTGGCCGTGTGCGGCACACCGGCGATCCTGGTGCCCTACCCGGCCGCGGCCGACCGCCACCAGGACGCCAACGCCGAGGCGGCCGCCACCCTCGGAGCCGCCGTGATCGTGGAGCAGCACCAGCCCGACAGTCCCACCCTGGAGCGCACCCTCTGGCGCCTGCTGGGCCCGCGCCTGCGCGGCGGCCAGGGGGAAGCGGATCCGCTGCCGGCGATGCGCCAGGGCATGGAGCAGCTGGCGGTGCGCGATGCCGATCAGCGGCTGGCCGACCTGCTGGCGGAGCTGGTGTAG